One genomic segment of Mastomys coucha isolate ucsf_1 unplaced genomic scaffold, UCSF_Mcou_1 pScaffold22, whole genome shotgun sequence includes these proteins:
- the Slc27a1 gene encoding long-chain fatty acid transport protein 1 isoform X1 has protein sequence MPDSLGTVGGPTPVGGAIGITRRVARVRLGRMRSPGAGTVSVASLALLWFLGLPWTWSAAAAFGVYVGGGGWRFLRIVCKTARRDLFGLSVLIRVRLELRRHRRAGDTIPSIFKAVAQRQPERLALVDASSGICWTFAQLDTYSNAVANLFHQLGFAPGDVVAVFLEGRPEFVGLWLGLAKAGVVAALLNVNLRREPLAFCLGTSAAKALIYGGEMAAAVAEVSEQLGKSLLKFCSGDLGPESILPDAQLLDPMLAEAPTTPLAQAPGKGMDDRLFYIYTSGTTGLPKAAIVVHSRYYRIAAFGHHSYSMRASDVLYDCLPLYHSAGNIMGVGQCVIYGLTVVLRKKFSASRFWDDCVKYNCTVVQYIGEICRYLLRQPVRDVERRHRVRLAVGNGLRPAIWEEFTQRFGVPQIGEFYGATECNCSIANMDGKVGSCGFNSRILTHVYPIRLVKVNEDTMEPLRDSQGLCIPCQPGEPGLLVGQINQQDPLRRFDGYVSDSATNKKIAHSVFRKGDSAYLSGDVLVMDELGYMYFRDRSGDTFRWRGENVSTTEVEAVLSRLLGQTDVAVYGVAVPGVEGKAGMAAIADPHSHLDPNSMYQELQKVLASYARPIFLRLLPQVDTTGTFKIQKTRLQREGFDPRQTSDRLFFLDLKQGCYLPLDERVYAHICAGDFSL, from the exons ATGCCCGATAGTCTAGGGACTGTGGGCGGGCCCACGCCTGTGGGCGGAGCCATAGGCATCACCCGGAGAGTGGCCCGGGTCCGATTGGGGAG GATGCGATCTCCCGGAGCAGGAACAGTTTCTGTGGCCTCACTGGCATTGCTTTGGTTTCTGGGACTTCCGTGGACCTGGAGCGCAGCGGCGGCGTTCGGTGTGTACGTGGGTGGCGGCGGCTGGCGCTTTCTGCGTATCGTCTGCAAGACGGCGAGGCGAGACCTCTT tGGCCTCTCCGTTCTGATTCGTGTGCGGCTAGAGTTGCGTCGACACCGGCGAGCAGGAGACACGATCCCGAGCATCTTCAAGGCCGTGGCCCAGCGACAACCAGAGCGCCTGGCACTGGTGGACGCGAGTAGCGGTATATGCTGGACCTTCGCACAGCTGGACACCTACTCCAATGCTGTGGCCAACCTGTTCCACCAGCTGGGCTTTGCACCAGGCGATGTGGTGGCTGTGTTCCTGGAGGGCCGGCCCGAGTTCGTGGGACTGTGGCTGGGCCTGGCCAAGGCCGGTGTGGTGGCTGCGCTTCTCAATGTCAACCTGAGGCGGGAGCCCCTGGCCTTCTGCCTGGGCACATCAGCTGCCAAGGCCCTCATTTATGGCGGGGAGATGGCAGCGG CGGTGGCGGAGGTGAGCGAGCAGCTGGGGAAGAGCCTCCTCAAGTTCTGCTCTGGAGATCTGGGGCCTGAGAGCATCCTGCCTGACGCGCAGCTCCTGGACCCCATGCTTGCTGAGGCGCCCACCACACCCCTGGCACAAGCCCCAGGCAAGGGCATGGATG ATCGACTGTTTTACATCTATACTTCTGGGACCACTGGGCTTCCTAAGGCGGCCATTGTGGTGCATAGCAG ATACTACCGCATTGCAGCCTTCGGCCACCATTCCTACAGCATGCGGGCCTCCGATGTGCTCTACGACTGCCTGCCGCTCTACCACTCTGCAG GGAACATCATGGGCGTGGGACAGTGTGTCATTTACGGGTTAACGGTGGTACTGCGCAAGAAGTTCTCCGCCAGCCGCTTCTGGGATGATTGTGTCAAGTACAATTGCACG GTAGTGCAGTATATCGGTGAAATCTGCCGCTACTTGCTGAGGCAGCCGGTTCGCGATGTGGAGCGGCGGCACCGCGTGCGCCTGGCCGTGGGTAACGGACTGCGGCCCGCCATCTGGGAAGAGTTCACGCAGCGCTTCGGTGTGCCGCAGATTGGCGAGTTCTACGGCGCCACCGAGTGCAACTGCAGCATTGCCAACATGGACGGCAAG GTCGGCTCCTGTGGCTTCAACAGCCGTATTCTCACGCATGTGTACCCCATCCGTCTGGTCAAGGTCAACGAGGACACGATGGAGCCACTGCGGGActcccagggcctctgcatcCCGTGCCAGCCAG GGGAACCCGGCCTTCTTGTGGGCCAGATCAACCAGCAGGACCCTCTTCGGCGTTTCGATGGCTATGTTAGTGACAGCGCCACCAACAAGAAGATTGCCCACAGTGTGTTCCGAAAGGGCGACAGCGCCTACCTCTCAG GTGACGTGCTAGTGATGGACGAGCTGGGGTACATGTATTTTCGTGACCGTAGCGGGGACACCTTCCGCTGGCGCGGGGAGAACGTGTCCACGACGGAGGTGGAAGCCGTGCTGAGCCGCCTCCTGGGCCAGACGGACGTGGCTGTGTATGGGGTGGCTGTGCCAG GAGTGGAGGGGAAAGCCGGCATGGCGGCCATTGCAGATCCCCACAGCCATCTGGACCCTAACTCAATGTACCAGGAATTGCAGAAGGTTCTCGCATCCTATGCTCGGCCCATCTTCTTGCGTCTTCTGCCCCAGGTGGATACCACAG GCACCTTCAAGATCCAGAAGACCCGGCTGCAGCGTGAAGGCTTTGACCCCCGCCAGACCTCAGACCGGCTCTTCTTTCTAGACCTGAAGCAGGGATGCTACCTACCCCTGGATGAGAGAGTCTATGCCCATATCTGCGCCGGTGACTTCTCACTCTGA
- the Nxnl1 gene encoding nucleoredoxin-like protein 1, whose amino-acid sequence MVSLFSGRILIRNNSDQDEVETEAELSRRLENRLVLLFFGAGACPQCQAFAPVLKDFFVRLTDEFYVLRAAQLALVYVSQDPTEEQQDLFLRDMPEKWLFLPFHDDLRRDLGRQFSVRQLPAVVVLKPGGDVLTNDATEEIQRLGPACFANWQEAAELLDRSFLQPEDLDEPARRSITEPLRRRKYRVDRDAGRGRGRNGRDSGDPQGNAGAGAELW is encoded by the exons ATGGTGTCTCTCTTCTCTGGCCGCATCTTGATCAGGAACAACAGCGACCAGGATGAAgtagaaacagaggcagagctgAGCCGTAGGTTGGAGAATCGTCTGGTGCTGTTGTTCTTCGGTGCCGGAGCCTGTCCCCAGTGCCAGGCCTTCGCCCCAGTCCTCAAAGACTTCTTCGTGCGGCTCACTGATGAGTTCTACGTTCTTCGGGCGGCACAGCTGGCCCTGGTCTATGTGTCCCAGGACCCTACAGAGGAGCAACAGGACCTCTTCCTCAGGGACATGCCTGAAAAGTGGCTCTTCCTGCCGTTCCATGATGACCTGAGGAg GGACCTCGGGCGCCAGTTCTCCGTGCGTCAACTGCCAGCGGTTGTGGTACTCAAGCCGGGTGGGGACGTGCTGACGAACGACGCCACGGAGGAGATCCAGCGTCTGGGACCCGCCTGCTTTGCCAACTGGCAGGAGGCGGCAGAGCTGCTGGACCGCAGCTTCCTGCAGCCGGAGGATTTGGATGAGCCCGCGCGGCGCAGCATCACTGAGCCTCTGCGCCGTCGCAAGTACCGGGTAGACCGGGATGCCGGCCGGGGGCGGGGCCGAAACGGGCGCGATTCTGGTGACCCCCAGGGGAACGCGGGTGCAGGGGCGGAGCTCTGGTGA
- the Pgls gene encoding 6-phosphogluconolactonase isoform X1 translates to MAAPVPGLISVFSSPQELGASLAQLVAQRAASCLEGNRGRFALGLSGGSLVSMLARDLPAAAAPAGPASFARWTLGFCDERLVPFDHAESTYGLYRTHLLSKLPIPDSQVLTIDPALPVEDAAEDYARKLRQALQGDAVPVFDLLILGVGPDGHTCSLFPGHPLLQEREKIVAPISDSPKPPPQRVTLTLPVLNAAQSIIFVATGEGKAAVLKRILEDKEGALPAAMVQPRTGALCWFLDEAAARLLSVPFEKHSTL, encoded by the exons ATGGCTGCACCCGTGCCCGGTCTCATCTCGGTCTTCTCCAGCCCGCAGGAGCTGGGCGCCTCGCTGGCGCAGCTGGTGGCGCAGCGGGCCGCGAGCTGTCTGGAAGGGAACCGTGGCCGCTTCGCGCTTGGCCTGTCAGGCGGCAGCCTGGTCTCCATGCTGGCCCGAGACCtgcccgccgccgccgctcccGCCGGGCCAGCCAGCTTTGCGCGCTGGACGCTCGGCTTCTGCGACGAGCGCCTCGTGCCCTTCGACCACGCCGAGAGCACGTACGGCCTCTACCGG ACACACCTGCTCTCAAAGCTGCCCATCCCAGACAGCCAGGTCCTCACCATCGATCCCGCCCTACCCGTGGAGGATGCTGCAGAGGACTAtgccaggaaactgaggcag GCCTTGCAAGGAGATGCTGTCCCTGTATTTGACCTGCTGATCCTGGGAGTGGGCCCTGATGGCCACACCTGTTCGCTCTTCCCTGGTCATCCCCTCCTACAG GAGCGGGAGAAGATCGTGGCGCCCATCAGTGACTCCCCAAAGCCACCACCGCAGAGGGTGACCCTGACGCTTCCTGTGCTGAACGCAGCCCAAAGCATCATATTCGTGGCCACAGGGGAAGGCAAGGCAGCTGTGCTGAAG CGCATCCTGGAGGACAAGGAGGGTGCGCTGCCCGCCGCCATGGTACAGCCGCGCACGGGCGCCCTCTGCTGGTTCCTGGACGAGGCAGCTGCACGGCTTCTGTCCGTGCCCTTCGAGAAGCATTCCACATTGTAG
- the Slc27a1 gene encoding long-chain fatty acid transport protein 1 isoform X2, producing the protein MRSPGAGTVSVASLALLWFLGLPWTWSAAAAFGVYVGGGGWRFLRIVCKTARRDLFGLSVLIRVRLELRRHRRAGDTIPSIFKAVAQRQPERLALVDASSGICWTFAQLDTYSNAVANLFHQLGFAPGDVVAVFLEGRPEFVGLWLGLAKAGVVAALLNVNLRREPLAFCLGTSAAKALIYGGEMAAAVAEVSEQLGKSLLKFCSGDLGPESILPDAQLLDPMLAEAPTTPLAQAPGKGMDDRLFYIYTSGTTGLPKAAIVVHSRYYRIAAFGHHSYSMRASDVLYDCLPLYHSAGNIMGVGQCVIYGLTVVLRKKFSASRFWDDCVKYNCTVVQYIGEICRYLLRQPVRDVERRHRVRLAVGNGLRPAIWEEFTQRFGVPQIGEFYGATECNCSIANMDGKVGSCGFNSRILTHVYPIRLVKVNEDTMEPLRDSQGLCIPCQPGEPGLLVGQINQQDPLRRFDGYVSDSATNKKIAHSVFRKGDSAYLSGDVLVMDELGYMYFRDRSGDTFRWRGENVSTTEVEAVLSRLLGQTDVAVYGVAVPGVEGKAGMAAIADPHSHLDPNSMYQELQKVLASYARPIFLRLLPQVDTTGTFKIQKTRLQREGFDPRQTSDRLFFLDLKQGCYLPLDERVYAHICAGDFSL; encoded by the exons ATGCGATCTCCCGGAGCAGGAACAGTTTCTGTGGCCTCACTGGCATTGCTTTGGTTTCTGGGACTTCCGTGGACCTGGAGCGCAGCGGCGGCGTTCGGTGTGTACGTGGGTGGCGGCGGCTGGCGCTTTCTGCGTATCGTCTGCAAGACGGCGAGGCGAGACCTCTT tGGCCTCTCCGTTCTGATTCGTGTGCGGCTAGAGTTGCGTCGACACCGGCGAGCAGGAGACACGATCCCGAGCATCTTCAAGGCCGTGGCCCAGCGACAACCAGAGCGCCTGGCACTGGTGGACGCGAGTAGCGGTATATGCTGGACCTTCGCACAGCTGGACACCTACTCCAATGCTGTGGCCAACCTGTTCCACCAGCTGGGCTTTGCACCAGGCGATGTGGTGGCTGTGTTCCTGGAGGGCCGGCCCGAGTTCGTGGGACTGTGGCTGGGCCTGGCCAAGGCCGGTGTGGTGGCTGCGCTTCTCAATGTCAACCTGAGGCGGGAGCCCCTGGCCTTCTGCCTGGGCACATCAGCTGCCAAGGCCCTCATTTATGGCGGGGAGATGGCAGCGG CGGTGGCGGAGGTGAGCGAGCAGCTGGGGAAGAGCCTCCTCAAGTTCTGCTCTGGAGATCTGGGGCCTGAGAGCATCCTGCCTGACGCGCAGCTCCTGGACCCCATGCTTGCTGAGGCGCCCACCACACCCCTGGCACAAGCCCCAGGCAAGGGCATGGATG ATCGACTGTTTTACATCTATACTTCTGGGACCACTGGGCTTCCTAAGGCGGCCATTGTGGTGCATAGCAG ATACTACCGCATTGCAGCCTTCGGCCACCATTCCTACAGCATGCGGGCCTCCGATGTGCTCTACGACTGCCTGCCGCTCTACCACTCTGCAG GGAACATCATGGGCGTGGGACAGTGTGTCATTTACGGGTTAACGGTGGTACTGCGCAAGAAGTTCTCCGCCAGCCGCTTCTGGGATGATTGTGTCAAGTACAATTGCACG GTAGTGCAGTATATCGGTGAAATCTGCCGCTACTTGCTGAGGCAGCCGGTTCGCGATGTGGAGCGGCGGCACCGCGTGCGCCTGGCCGTGGGTAACGGACTGCGGCCCGCCATCTGGGAAGAGTTCACGCAGCGCTTCGGTGTGCCGCAGATTGGCGAGTTCTACGGCGCCACCGAGTGCAACTGCAGCATTGCCAACATGGACGGCAAG GTCGGCTCCTGTGGCTTCAACAGCCGTATTCTCACGCATGTGTACCCCATCCGTCTGGTCAAGGTCAACGAGGACACGATGGAGCCACTGCGGGActcccagggcctctgcatcCCGTGCCAGCCAG GGGAACCCGGCCTTCTTGTGGGCCAGATCAACCAGCAGGACCCTCTTCGGCGTTTCGATGGCTATGTTAGTGACAGCGCCACCAACAAGAAGATTGCCCACAGTGTGTTCCGAAAGGGCGACAGCGCCTACCTCTCAG GTGACGTGCTAGTGATGGACGAGCTGGGGTACATGTATTTTCGTGACCGTAGCGGGGACACCTTCCGCTGGCGCGGGGAGAACGTGTCCACGACGGAGGTGGAAGCCGTGCTGAGCCGCCTCCTGGGCCAGACGGACGTGGCTGTGTATGGGGTGGCTGTGCCAG GAGTGGAGGGGAAAGCCGGCATGGCGGCCATTGCAGATCCCCACAGCCATCTGGACCCTAACTCAATGTACCAGGAATTGCAGAAGGTTCTCGCATCCTATGCTCGGCCCATCTTCTTGCGTCTTCTGCCCCAGGTGGATACCACAG GCACCTTCAAGATCCAGAAGACCCGGCTGCAGCGTGAAGGCTTTGACCCCCGCCAGACCTCAGACCGGCTCTTCTTTCTAGACCTGAAGCAGGGATGCTACCTACCCCTGGATGAGAGAGTCTATGCCCATATCTGCGCCGGTGACTTCTCACTCTGA
- the Pgls gene encoding 6-phosphogluconolactonase isoform X2 has translation MSIQVQPDGPPSPLTFLRATHLLSKLPIPDSQVLTIDPALPVEDAAEDYARKLRQALQGDAVPVFDLLILGVGPDGHTCSLFPGHPLLQEREKIVAPISDSPKPPPQRVTLTLPVLNAAQSIIFVATGEGKAAVLKRILEDKEGALPAAMVQPRTGALCWFLDEAAARLLSVPFEKHSTL, from the exons ATGTCCATCCAAGTCCAGCCCGACGGGCCTCCGTCCCCCCTTACCTTCCTGAGGGCC ACACACCTGCTCTCAAAGCTGCCCATCCCAGACAGCCAGGTCCTCACCATCGATCCCGCCCTACCCGTGGAGGATGCTGCAGAGGACTAtgccaggaaactgaggcag GCCTTGCAAGGAGATGCTGTCCCTGTATTTGACCTGCTGATCCTGGGAGTGGGCCCTGATGGCCACACCTGTTCGCTCTTCCCTGGTCATCCCCTCCTACAG GAGCGGGAGAAGATCGTGGCGCCCATCAGTGACTCCCCAAAGCCACCACCGCAGAGGGTGACCCTGACGCTTCCTGTGCTGAACGCAGCCCAAAGCATCATATTCGTGGCCACAGGGGAAGGCAAGGCAGCTGTGCTGAAG CGCATCCTGGAGGACAAGGAGGGTGCGCTGCCCGCCGCCATGGTACAGCCGCGCACGGGCGCCCTCTGCTGGTTCCTGGACGAGGCAGCTGCACGGCTTCTGTCCGTGCCCTTCGAGAAGCATTCCACATTGTAG
- the Slc27a1 gene encoding long-chain fatty acid transport protein 1 isoform X3 — protein MRSPGAGTVSVASLALLWFLGLPWTWSAAAAFGVYVGGGGWRFLRIVCKTARRDLFGLSVLIRVRLELRRHRRAGDTIPSIFKAVAQRQPERLALVDASSGICWTFAQLDTYSNAVANLFHQLGFAPGDVVAVFLEGRPEFVGLWLGLAKAGVVAALLNVNLRREPLAFCLGTSAAKALIYGGEMAAAVAEVSEQLGKSLLKFCSGDLGPESILPDAQLLDPMLAEAPTTPLAQAPGKGMDDRLFYIYTSGTTGLPKAAIVVHSRYYRIAAFGHHSYSMRASDVLYDCLPLYHSAGNIMGVGQCVIYGLTVVLRKKFSASRFWDDCVKYNCTVVQYIGEICRYLLRQPVRDVERRHRVRLAVGNGLRPAIWEEFTQRFGVPQIGEFYGATECNCSIANMDGKVGSCGFNSRILTHVYPIRLVKVNEDTMEPLRDSQGLCIPCQPGEPGLLVGQINQQDPLRRFDGYVSDSATNKKIAHSVFRKGDSAYLSGVEGKAGMAAIADPHSHLDPNSMYQELQKVLASYARPIFLRLLPQVDTTGTFKIQKTRLQREGFDPRQTSDRLFFLDLKQGCYLPLDERVYAHICAGDFSL, from the exons ATGCGATCTCCCGGAGCAGGAACAGTTTCTGTGGCCTCACTGGCATTGCTTTGGTTTCTGGGACTTCCGTGGACCTGGAGCGCAGCGGCGGCGTTCGGTGTGTACGTGGGTGGCGGCGGCTGGCGCTTTCTGCGTATCGTCTGCAAGACGGCGAGGCGAGACCTCTT tGGCCTCTCCGTTCTGATTCGTGTGCGGCTAGAGTTGCGTCGACACCGGCGAGCAGGAGACACGATCCCGAGCATCTTCAAGGCCGTGGCCCAGCGACAACCAGAGCGCCTGGCACTGGTGGACGCGAGTAGCGGTATATGCTGGACCTTCGCACAGCTGGACACCTACTCCAATGCTGTGGCCAACCTGTTCCACCAGCTGGGCTTTGCACCAGGCGATGTGGTGGCTGTGTTCCTGGAGGGCCGGCCCGAGTTCGTGGGACTGTGGCTGGGCCTGGCCAAGGCCGGTGTGGTGGCTGCGCTTCTCAATGTCAACCTGAGGCGGGAGCCCCTGGCCTTCTGCCTGGGCACATCAGCTGCCAAGGCCCTCATTTATGGCGGGGAGATGGCAGCGG CGGTGGCGGAGGTGAGCGAGCAGCTGGGGAAGAGCCTCCTCAAGTTCTGCTCTGGAGATCTGGGGCCTGAGAGCATCCTGCCTGACGCGCAGCTCCTGGACCCCATGCTTGCTGAGGCGCCCACCACACCCCTGGCACAAGCCCCAGGCAAGGGCATGGATG ATCGACTGTTTTACATCTATACTTCTGGGACCACTGGGCTTCCTAAGGCGGCCATTGTGGTGCATAGCAG ATACTACCGCATTGCAGCCTTCGGCCACCATTCCTACAGCATGCGGGCCTCCGATGTGCTCTACGACTGCCTGCCGCTCTACCACTCTGCAG GGAACATCATGGGCGTGGGACAGTGTGTCATTTACGGGTTAACGGTGGTACTGCGCAAGAAGTTCTCCGCCAGCCGCTTCTGGGATGATTGTGTCAAGTACAATTGCACG GTAGTGCAGTATATCGGTGAAATCTGCCGCTACTTGCTGAGGCAGCCGGTTCGCGATGTGGAGCGGCGGCACCGCGTGCGCCTGGCCGTGGGTAACGGACTGCGGCCCGCCATCTGGGAAGAGTTCACGCAGCGCTTCGGTGTGCCGCAGATTGGCGAGTTCTACGGCGCCACCGAGTGCAACTGCAGCATTGCCAACATGGACGGCAAG GTCGGCTCCTGTGGCTTCAACAGCCGTATTCTCACGCATGTGTACCCCATCCGTCTGGTCAAGGTCAACGAGGACACGATGGAGCCACTGCGGGActcccagggcctctgcatcCCGTGCCAGCCAG GGGAACCCGGCCTTCTTGTGGGCCAGATCAACCAGCAGGACCCTCTTCGGCGTTTCGATGGCTATGTTAGTGACAGCGCCACCAACAAGAAGATTGCCCACAGTGTGTTCCGAAAGGGCGACAGCGCCTACCTCTCAG GAGTGGAGGGGAAAGCCGGCATGGCGGCCATTGCAGATCCCCACAGCCATCTGGACCCTAACTCAATGTACCAGGAATTGCAGAAGGTTCTCGCATCCTATGCTCGGCCCATCTTCTTGCGTCTTCTGCCCCAGGTGGATACCACAG GCACCTTCAAGATCCAGAAGACCCGGCTGCAGCGTGAAGGCTTTGACCCCCGCCAGACCTCAGACCGGCTCTTCTTTCTAGACCTGAAGCAGGGATGCTACCTACCCCTGGATGAGAGAGTCTATGCCCATATCTGCGCCGGTGACTTCTCACTCTGA